A part of Osmerus mordax isolate fOsmMor3 chromosome 10, fOsmMor3.pri, whole genome shotgun sequence genomic DNA contains:
- the acbd4 gene encoding acyl-CoA-binding domain-containing protein 4 isoform X1, with amino-acid sequence MSEALDHQKRFQTAVDVIHNLPKDGSYRPSYKVMLNFYSLYKQAMCGPCNIPRPGFWDPVGRYKWDAWNRLGEMKSEKAMAEYVEEMKKVAQQVIDTIPMNEKTASLFHHFEPLYVVIHDMPRPPVSLLSMIEEAGDGKSSKENPSFQGPDVDQETCQTPEVTSTSQPQDILQYEGVVLTSDSESEIFCDSVELLDNVKVDIPKSNGLYSGHPSSGPSSVGEHQESAVPQATQMGAGKGGEGAEDRKAPPIRRSRAAGRNGMQHGWRERGVTPGGPRQVGGGGAEFGGGAGRGGGDGSEGGAERLQDVLLQQQIVLALQRLREDMRSVMDRLEVVERLAAAHFENTDWRPCIQHNAAPISESEGENWWPFDVSVRTLILLLLWPVVAQGLVFLLRRGQRKHHIPM; translated from the exons ATGTCAGAAGCTTTAGACCACCAAAAGCGCTTTCAGACCGCTGTCGACGTTATTCATAATTTGCCGAAAGATG GTTCCTATCGGCCCTCCTATAAGGTGATGCTTAATTTCTACAGCCTCTACAAGCAGGCCATGTGTGGCCCCTGTAACATACCCCGGCCAGGCTTCTGGGACCCAGTGGGGCGCTACAAATG GGATGCTTGGAACCGGttaggagagatgaagagtgaAAAGGCCATGGCTGAGTATGTGGAAGAGATGAAGAAAGTAGCTCAACAG GTTATTGATACCATCCCTATGAATGAAAAGACGGCATCACTGTTTCACCATTTTGAGCCTCTATACGTTGTTATCCATGACATGCCCAGACCACCAGTGTCACTGCTGAGTATGATTGAAG AAGCTGGGGATGGCAAGAGCTCTAAAGAGAACCCCAGCTTCCAGGGTCCAGATGTGGACCAGGAGACCTGTCAGACACCAGAGGTCACCTCCACCAGTCAGCCCCAGG ATATATTGCAGTATGAGGGGGTGGTGTTGACCAGTGACTCGGAGAGTGAGATCTTCTGTGACTCTGTGGAGCTGCTTGACAATGTAAAG GTTGACATCCCCAAATCAAATGGTCTTTACAGTGGCCATCCCTCTTCAGGGCCGTCCTCAGTCGGAGAACATCAGGAGTCGGCTGTTCCCCAGGCTACTCAGATGGGGGCGGGGAAAGGTGGAGAAGGAGCGGAGGATAGAAAGGCTCCGCCCATCAGGAGAAGTCGAGCTGCTGGAAGGAATGGAATGCAACATGGATGGAGAGAAC GTGGTGTTACCCCAGGCGGCCCAAGGCAGGTAggcggagggggggcagagtttGGGGGCGGAgctggcagagggggaggagacgggtCAGAGGGAGGAGCTGAGAGGCTGCAGGACGTTCTACTGCAGCAGCAGATTGTGCTAGCCCTGCAGAGGCTCAGGGAGGATATGAGGAGCGTCATGGACAgactggaggtggtggagagactGGCTGCAGCACAT TTTGAGAATACTGATTGGAGACCATGCATACAGCACAATGCAGCCCCCATCTCAGAGTCAGAG GGTGAGAATTGGTGGCCATTTGACGTGTCAGTTCGAACGCTAATCCTATTGTTGCTGTGGCCTGTCGTGGCTCAGGGCTTGGTGTTTCTCCTGAGGAGAGGGCAAAGAAAACACCACATCCCGATGTGA
- the acbd4 gene encoding acyl-CoA-binding domain-containing protein 4 isoform X2 translates to MSEALDHQKRFQTAVDVIHNLPKDGSYRPSYKVMLNFYSLYKQAMCGPCNIPRPGFWDPVGRYKWDAWNRLGEMKSEKAMAEYVEEMKKVAQQVIDTIPMNEKTASLFHHFEPLYVVIHDMPRPPVSLLSMIEAGDGKSSKENPSFQGPDVDQETCQTPEVTSTSQPQDILQYEGVVLTSDSESEIFCDSVELLDNVKVDIPKSNGLYSGHPSSGPSSVGEHQESAVPQATQMGAGKGGEGAEDRKAPPIRRSRAAGRNGMQHGWRERGVTPGGPRQVGGGGAEFGGGAGRGGGDGSEGGAERLQDVLLQQQIVLALQRLREDMRSVMDRLEVVERLAAAHFENTDWRPCIQHNAAPISESEGENWWPFDVSVRTLILLLLWPVVAQGLVFLLRRGQRKHHIPM, encoded by the exons ATGTCAGAAGCTTTAGACCACCAAAAGCGCTTTCAGACCGCTGTCGACGTTATTCATAATTTGCCGAAAGATG GTTCCTATCGGCCCTCCTATAAGGTGATGCTTAATTTCTACAGCCTCTACAAGCAGGCCATGTGTGGCCCCTGTAACATACCCCGGCCAGGCTTCTGGGACCCAGTGGGGCGCTACAAATG GGATGCTTGGAACCGGttaggagagatgaagagtgaAAAGGCCATGGCTGAGTATGTGGAAGAGATGAAGAAAGTAGCTCAACAG GTTATTGATACCATCCCTATGAATGAAAAGACGGCATCACTGTTTCACCATTTTGAGCCTCTATACGTTGTTATCCATGACATGCCCAGACCACCAGTGTCACTGCTGAGTATGATTGAAG CTGGGGATGGCAAGAGCTCTAAAGAGAACCCCAGCTTCCAGGGTCCAGATGTGGACCAGGAGACCTGTCAGACACCAGAGGTCACCTCCACCAGTCAGCCCCAGG ATATATTGCAGTATGAGGGGGTGGTGTTGACCAGTGACTCGGAGAGTGAGATCTTCTGTGACTCTGTGGAGCTGCTTGACAATGTAAAG GTTGACATCCCCAAATCAAATGGTCTTTACAGTGGCCATCCCTCTTCAGGGCCGTCCTCAGTCGGAGAACATCAGGAGTCGGCTGTTCCCCAGGCTACTCAGATGGGGGCGGGGAAAGGTGGAGAAGGAGCGGAGGATAGAAAGGCTCCGCCCATCAGGAGAAGTCGAGCTGCTGGAAGGAATGGAATGCAACATGGATGGAGAGAAC GTGGTGTTACCCCAGGCGGCCCAAGGCAGGTAggcggagggggggcagagtttGGGGGCGGAgctggcagagggggaggagacgggtCAGAGGGAGGAGCTGAGAGGCTGCAGGACGTTCTACTGCAGCAGCAGATTGTGCTAGCCCTGCAGAGGCTCAGGGAGGATATGAGGAGCGTCATGGACAgactggaggtggtggagagactGGCTGCAGCACAT TTTGAGAATACTGATTGGAGACCATGCATACAGCACAATGCAGCCCCCATCTCAGAGTCAGAG GGTGAGAATTGGTGGCCATTTGACGTGTCAGTTCGAACGCTAATCCTATTGTTGCTGTGGCCTGTCGTGGCTCAGGGCTTGGTGTTTCTCCTGAGGAGAGGGCAAAGAAAACACCACATCCCGATGTGA